In Vicia villosa cultivar HV-30 ecotype Madison, WI unplaced genomic scaffold, Vvil1.0 ctg.000055F_1_1_2_unsc, whole genome shotgun sequence, the sequence TTGTTCCACATGGACGTAACGATATCTTAACAGCGGCCATTGGAACATCTTAGAAAGGCGGTCGTGTTCGTGGTGTTGGAAAGCACCATAAATAAAGCACTTACTTTGGAAGGTCGTCTTCACGTCAAGGACAACATATAGATGTAACTCAACAAATTGAACAACTTAGAGCTGATTTTGATCAAAAGTTGGCTGAAGAGCGTAAGGTAATGCAACAATCTTTTATGGAGACACTTAAGTCTATGGGTTTATCGCAAAGCACAGATGATAATAAATGCATTGAAAAAATGGAAGTTGTCGAAGGAAGCGGAAAAGGAAGTTGTTCAGCTGCAAAAGGAAGCACAAAAGGTGTGGAAGTTGACGATGTTCAGAGATTGCTACTCATGGTTGTGAAAATGGCTGACAGACACTTGGAAATCGAATTAAGTCATTGTAAATCTgccattaatttttatatatcagCTAAGTGTATCAGAGAGCTTTTGGTGGGTTTTCATTGGCTTGACGTGTCTATTCTGCAAGTTTGGTGCACGTAagtacattttcttttttttattactttcaatATCTATTAATAGGATATATATATCTCATCACTtcgaatctaatgtttattttaaaattatttaggtaTATTCTTCGTTTATGTATTGATAATTCATCATCAGAAGTGTATGGATTTATGGACCCTGCTATGTGTATACATTATGATGATGTCCCGAGTTCTGCAACAAAGGTTAGAAATTACATACAAGATAAGTTAATGAAGGAAGACAGAGTTTGCCACCTCCTACCACTTATTCATGggtaagtttttatgaaattctgtttcttattttttaattttgatatataaCATAGATATTTTATGTGACTTTTGTATTTCCATACACATGTACAGAGATCATTGGCAATTAATAGTCATGTGTCCAAGAGACAATATTGTGGTTGTCTTTTGTTCACTTCATCATGGTATTGATAAAGACACGAAGAAAATTGTTTCGACGTAAGTTTATCTTTCAAAGAAAATTTATCTTTTATATTGATATTGAtaagtaatttcatattttatgtggctttaaatggtttttttttaattagtgcTTTTGAGGTTCATCAATTTGCAAATTATGGCAATAGAAAAAAGGCTACATGGCATAGACCCAATGTAAGTGTgatgtaaattataattctatatttaattttatgataattattcaataattatgtttttcatttgtagacaaggaaacaacataactctaatgattgtggatactatgtgatgaaaaatatgttggaCATTGTCTCTGCAAATATAACTGGATCTTGGATGCAGGtaaaaaaataactttaatttgttatttacttCGCGTTTTGCAACTTAATGATaattttcaaagaataactcTGTATTATACATTTACGTATTGTAGGTATTTGATGATCCTACAGAATTAATACAAGAAGATTCGTATGATTTGCGACTCCGTTGggcaaaatgtttctttgagttatataaaggATAACTTTATGtttagtgtttttattttgtagTAGAAAATGTGTGTAAAattttcttatcattttgtacacttgtgtatcCTAAATTAATACTTTTGAATAGTTTGacgaatatatatgcatataccTTAGCTATTTGGTGCAATTAAATGTGGTCTGTGTGTTGTGGGAAAAATGTGCAAAGTAGCGACCTTACATTGGTCTGTGTGGTATTTGTGTATTATATTGAAAATTAGGTAAAAAAATTACAGGTAAAAATAGGGAAAATTGGAATAACAATCAAATTATGCTAAAAACCAGAAAAGATATTACATCGGGCCGTACTaaaaaccgatgtaaaatgtaCTCTATTACATCGGGTAAAATGCACACCCAGATGTAAAATATGGCGCATAAAAAATGGCATGATTTTTCACATCGCGCTTGTTTAAAAACCGATGTAAAAGGTCGTCTATTACATCAGGCAAAATGAATACCCGATGTAAAATATGGCGcatatttttgtttaataaaaaattgCATTATCTTTCACATCAGACATTTgaattcaaccgatgtggtatgcTAATGTTTCACATCGGGCtttggcccgatgtaaaatgtctcagaCTTATTACATCGCTTGGCTTTACATCGGGTCCagacccgatgtaaaaagtagtttttacccgatgtaaaaagtagttTCTGCACTAGTGAAAGACATTTGTTGGCCATGTGGAAAGGATGGACTTTATGTAAAAGTCCTTGTTTACATTATAATATGATTGGTACATACACATGTTTAGTTTAATATTCGTATTGTATGACACTTGTGAATTCAATTAAGGTTATGTTTCTACTGAATTTGTTATCCATATTATGTTATATGTTATTGTTAATATGTGATGACTAGGGTGTTTTTGAAAAGATAGGAAAGACACATTATTGTATCCCCTAAAGTTatttgaattgaatttgattcGTGATACATGGAAGGAATCAAGTTGATGAATAATTTGGGACCGCCATGATCCGATCATTTCAATTCACTAAAGATAATAATTTGGTACTTTCAATGAATGATGCACAATAATGGTATAAGATTGAAACATAAAGTTGTCACATGAGTCAAGTAGGAGACTGTtggattaatttataaaataattaggtGTGACTCATGCAACAAAATTTGGTTTTAAACAACGACACCTAAATGTGACAATTGTTTgggtttaattggtaattaatcCAAAGGGAtcttattttgaaattcaaaatataaatcCCTCTTCTATCTCTCTTCATATAGGGACATAACTATTGGGATGTGATATGTCTGTTGAAATGAGTTGCCTATAAAATAGGCATATTTAAGAATACAAAGTCAAACTTTTCTCATTCCTTCTCATATCTCATAAACATATAGAAAATATCTCATCATCAAAGATACAAATTAaaggaagaaggaagagagaagagaacaatTGGAATTAAGAAACACCGATATGGATCCGAATATGTTCTTACTGTTTATTATAGAAATTAGAACACCGTGAAAATCATGATATTACCACCTTGAATACCATTGGACTCCACATTCTTTTATCCCTACTGGACGCTAACTTCCTCTTTAGTTACTTGAGTTGCTTTCTCTTCACAACCTTCCATATATGACCAACCTTCCCAAAGTTGAGACATAACAAGTGTAATCTTTTGTATTCCACATGATAGACTTTATCTCTAATCGTGAACATAACACATAGCGcttttgataaaccaacatccatGCACGATCTCACATACTTTCCACGTTCATGAAGATGAGTGTTCTTGTCCACCTTCTTTGTTCTACCAATTATGTTACAATGATTGTAAGAACTTTTGCATCATAACATTCACTTAGTAAACCTGGAATCTCATCCAAATCGCCATCTTCTCAATTTGATCACTATCTAGatgaaaattagggtttcattcTCTAACAATGAGATAATGATCATATATTAACAAATGGTCATCCGTTAAAGCATGATATTTATCATCTTTATCGGAAAAAGACACAAGAAAATAGTCGTTACTCAGATCTGTAATATTGATAATTCCATTCCTCACCCAAATTTGTTTCAAACGAGTTTCCAAGGCTTTATATCCAATTTTCCTACCAAGAAGTTTAACAATAACTCTCGTTTTCCATGGTTTTGTAATCATTTCCTCTTTTTTGTCTAATAGTATGAAAATTGGATAATTATATTGACCCATCTTCCTTTCTTCCACCAGCAGACACTTTTTCTTATTATCTCTTGAGAGATTCTCTATTTTGTCATCAGTCAAAATACAGTCTTAGTACCATTATTCTGCTTGTCTCTACTAGAATTTCCCATCATTGAACCCTTATAGGAATTTTTGGGTGTAAGAATTTCTTGATCATTCTTCTCCATTGCAAGGCATCTTCATAGACCAAATGCATGTTCGAGTCTTGTTTGAAAATTCGAGCACTATCTTTGACTTTTTTAGAGCCGCTCTCAAGAACTTGTTCATGTTGCAAGATTTTATGTTTTCAATCACAAACTCCAACAGAGAATTTTCAACCATGCAAATTATTGAGGAATAATTAGTTATTATAAAGTTGGAGAAAATAATGGAattcttttattcttattttattcttatgtttgaatattgttattattttataaatagacATTATTTTTTCATGAAGTGTTTTCCTctcattaaattattatttaacacattttcacaaatatttttaatacctacaaaatatatatatatatatatatatatatatatatatatatatatatatatatatatatatatatatatatatatatatatatatatattgaaaagaAATACAATTTCTAACGTTAGTTTTTATTCAATTTCagt encodes:
- the LOC131623186 gene encoding uncharacterized protein LOC131623186 codes for the protein MGLSQSTDDNKCIEKMEVVEGSGKGSCSAAKGSTKGVEVDDVQRLLLMVVKMADRHLEIELSHCKSAINFYISAKCIRELLVGFHWLDVSILQVWCTYILRLCIDNSSSEVYGFMDPAMCIHYDDVPSSATKVRNYIQDKLMKEDRVCHLLPLIHGDHWQLIVMCPRDNIVVVFCSLHHGIDKDTKKIVSTAFEVHQFANYGNRKKATWHRPNTRKQHNSNDCGYYVMKNMLDIVSANITGSWMQVFDDPTELIQEDSYDLRLRWAKCFFELYKG